The Mercurialis annua linkage group LG8, ddMerAnnu1.2, whole genome shotgun sequence genome window below encodes:
- the LOC126661555 gene encoding uncharacterized protein LOC126661555 translates to MATSTLFVFAFVMLFLATQGNCQCDAVSQFKFIQIPTGQKIQNKPEWNITVTNDCLCTRDYIKLDCNGFQTVEKVDPLKLVITGTEGLLNNGDVVRGYESVSFTYAWDSPFQFKVISSLIGCS, encoded by the exons atggcAACTTCAACTCTTTTTGTCTTTGCATTTGTCATGCTCTTTCTTGCTACACAAG GGAATTGTCAATGCGATGCTGTatcacaatttaaatttattcaaattccGACGGGacagaaaatacaaaataagcCAGAATGGAATATCACCGTGACAAACGATTGCTTGTGTACAAGAGACTATATTAAATTGGACTGCAATGGATTTCAAACTGTAGAAAAAGTTGATCCGTTAAAATTGGTGATCACCGGTACTGAAGGTCTCCTTAATAACGGAGACGTTGTTCGTGGATATGAATCCGTTAGTTTCACTTATGCTTGGGATAGCCCTTTTCAGTTTAAGGTGATTAGCTCCCTAATTGGTTGTTCTTAA
- the LOC130014951 gene encoding uncharacterized protein LOC130014951: MATSTLFVFAFVMLFLATQGNCQCDAIENFKFTQIPTGQKIQNKPEWNTTVTNDCLCTRDYIKLDCNGFQTVEKVDPLKLAITGTEGLLNNGDVVRGYESVSFTYAWDKPFQFKVISSGVACS, translated from the exons atgGCAACTTCAACTCTTTTTGTCTTTGCATTTGTCATGCTCTTTCTTGCTACACAAG GGAATTGTCAGTGTGATGctatagaaaattttaaatttactcaAATTCCGACGGGGcagaaaatacaaaataagcCAGAATGGAATACCACAGTGACAAACGATTGCTTGTGCACAAGAGACTATATTAAATTGGACTGCAATGGATTTCAAACTGTAGAAAAAGTTGATCCGTTAAAATTGGCGATCACCGGTACTGAAGGTCTCCTTAATAACGGAGACGTTGTCCGTGGATATGAATCCGTTAGTTTCACTTATGCTTGGGATAAGCCTTTTCAGTTTAAGGTGATTAGCTCCGGTGTTGCTTGTTCTTAA
- the LOC126659944 gene encoding probable beta-D-xylosidase 5 translates to MKIKLVLLFVFPLLFSEPSCCQIFACNKNNPESQFPFCNTSLSHQDRVSDLISRLTLQEKAQQLVNHASGVPRLGVPAYEWWSEALHGVSTFGYGVHFNETVPGATNFPAVILSGATFNETLWLKMGQVVSTEARAMYNVGLAGLTYWSPNVNLFRDPRWGRGQETAGEDPLLVSSYAVNYIKGLQESEEWSSFGDKRLKVSSCCKHYTAYDLDHWKGIDRLSFDAKVTKQDMEDTYQPPFKSCVEEGHVSSIMCSYNRVNGVPTCADPHLLKGIIRDQWNLDGYIVSDCDSVEVYYRMINYTATPEDAVALALKAGLNMNCGYFFGKYIENAVKLKKVEESIVDQALLYNYIVLMRLGFFDGDPKSLPFGYLGPSDVCNDDHQTLALDAARQGVVLLDNKGALPLSKNDFVAKNLAVIGPNGNATIAMLSSYGGIPCKYTTPLQGLQKYNQFKKITFQAGCPFVNCTDESLIKAATVAAGSADVVVLVVGHDRTIEWEGLDRENLTLPGFQQKLVMDVVNNVSNGIIILVIMSGGPVDISFAINEKKIGGILWVGFPGQDGGDAIAQVIFGDYNPAGRSPFTWYPKEYAEQVAMSDMNMRPNLAKNFPGRTYRFLKGNQIYEFGHGLSYSTFTKSIISAPSTVLVQANTTSNHSIDISNINCSYLHFEIVISVKNDGPMDGDHVVLVFWIPPDEARAKSGAPNLQLAGFRRVKLGKEETENVNIRVNICKSLTYADTEGNRRLDLGQHTLAIGTIGEGQLLHFMNVEVAIGSDIIYV, encoded by the exons ATGAAAATCAAACTTGTCTTACTCTTTGTCTTCCCGTTACTCTTTTCTGAGCCAAGTTGTTGCCAGATTTTTGCTTGTAACAAGAACAATCCTGAGAGCCAATTTCCCTTCTGTAACACATCTCTTTCCCATCAAGACCGAGTTAGTGATCTTATATCGCGCTTGACTCTCCAAGAAAAGGCGCAACAATTAGTAAACCATGCATCAGGAGTTCCTCGTCTAGGCGTTCCGGCCTACGAATGGTGGTCTGAGGCGCTTCACGGGGTATCAACTTTCGGCTACGGTGTGCATTTCAATGAAACAGTGCCTGGAGCAACTAACTTCCCTGCTGTGATTCTGTCTGGGGCTACTTTTAACGAGACATTATGGTTAAAAATGGGCCAGGTTGTCTCAACCGAGGCTCGTGCCATGTACAATGTCGGTCTGGCCGGGTTGACATACTGGAGCCCGAATGTGAACCTGTTTCGTGATCCAAGATGGGGTCGCGGTCAAGAAACAGCAGGAGAAGATCCATTGCTTGTGTCAAGCTACGCTGTAAACTACATTAAGGGATTGCAAGAATCTGAAGAATGGAGTTCATTTGGCGATAAGAGACTCAAGGTTTCGAGTTGCTGCAAGCATTATACGGCTTATGATCTTGATCACTGGAAAGGCATTGATCGTTTAAGCTTTGATGCCAAG GTGACGAAACAGGACATGGAAGATACGTATCAACCCCCGTTTAAAAGCTGCGTAGAAGAAGGTCATGTCAGTAGTATCATGTGCTCTTACAATAGGGTGAATGGAGTTCCTACATGTGCTGATCCTCATTTGCTTAAAGGAATTATCAGAGACCAATGGAATCTTGATGG ATACATCGTCTCTGACTGTGATTCCGTCGAGGTTTATTATAGGATGATCAACTATACAGCAACTCCTGAAGACGCAGTAGCCCTTGCCTTGAAAGCCG GTTTAAATATGAACTGTGGATATTTTTTTGGCAAGTATATAGAAAATGCGGTGAAACTAAAGAAAGTGGAAGAATCTATTGTAGACCAGGCATTACTCTACAATTACATAGTTCTAATGAGACTTGGATTCTTCGATGGAGATCCGAAATCACTCCCATTCGGATATCTTGGGCCTTCTGATGTGTGCAATGACGATCATCAGACGTTAGCACTTGATGCAGCAAGACAAGGAGTAGTCCTGTTAGACAATAAGGGAGCTCTTCCGTTGTCTAAGAACGACTTTGTTGCCAAGAATTTAGCCGTTATAGGACCGAACGGAAATGCAACTATTGCTATGTTAAGCAGTTATGGAGGTATACCCTGCAAGTACACCACCCCTTTACAGGGCCTGCAAAAGTATAATCAGTTCAAGAAAATTACTTTTCAGGCAGGTTGTCCTTTCGTGAATTGTACCGATGAGTCACTTATCAAGGCAGCAACGGTGGCTGCAGGTTCTGCTGATGTGGTCGTATTAGTCGTAGGTCATGACCGGACTATTGAATGGGAGGGTTTAGACAGAGAGAATTTGACGTTGCCAGGGTTTCAACAGAAACTTGTTATGGATGTGGTAAATAATGTGTCAAATGGAATTATAATCCTTGTGATCATGTCAGGAGGACCTGTTGACATTTCCTTTGCcataaatgagaaaaaaattggAGGAATTCTTTGGGTCGGATTTCCTGGTCAAGACGGAGGAGATGCCATTGCTCAAGTCATATTCGGAGATTACAATCCAG CTGGCAGGTCCCCATTTACCTGGTACCCAAAAGAATATGCAGAGCAAGTAGCAATGTCGGACATGAACATGAGACCCAACCTTGCAAAGAATTTTCCTGGAAGAACCTACAGATTCTTGAAAGGCAATCAAATATATGAATTTGGTCACGGTCTAAGCTACTCAACCTTCACCAAATCCATCATCTCTGCTCCTTCTACAGTCTTGGTACAAGCAAATACTACCAGCAATCACTCTATTGACATATCAAACATAAACTGCAGCTATTTGCATTTTGAAATAGTCATTAGTGTGAAAAACGATGGCCCGATGGACGGAGACCACGTGGTGCTCGTGTTTTGGATACCTCCCGATGAAGCGAGAGCGAAAAGCGGTGCACCAAATCTGCAATTGGCTGGATTCAGAAGAGTAAAACTTGGCAAAGAAGAAACAGAAAATGTGAATATAAGAGTGAATATCTGCAAAAGCCTTACTTATGCAGATACTGAAGGGAATAGAAGGTTGGATTTAGGGCAGCATACCCTTGCCATTGGGACTATTGGCGAGGGACAATTGCTGCATTTCATGAATGTTGAAGTGGCAATTGGAAGTGATATAATATATGTGTAA
- the LOC126661556 gene encoding uncharacterized protein LOC126661556, producing the protein MLKTQECSTKWRYIQSLTQENQRLPPPLMFKSLYGMIQKPNPAPNRNSPATAQLWQGPPPLVLKINTDASVQAAKNLSVASAVIRDSSGSVVSCGVFVAHGVVDVDAAEALAVRLGMQLSASVPYSEFIVESDSTSIIRRLHHPEDAIDPVQTIVDECLALVGDRSICFQHIPRVCNQVARALAKWGVFFGGDCLFTGEVPFPVYELVNSIG; encoded by the exons ATGCTGAAGACGCAGGAATGCTCGACCAAATGGAGATACATTCAGTCATTGACGCAGGAAAATCA AAGATTGCCGCCTCCTTTGATGTTTAAGAGTCTTTATGGTATGATTCAGAAGCCAAATCCAGCTCCCAATCGCAACAGTCCAGCCACTGCTCAGTTATGGCAAGGTCCTCCTCCTTTGGTTCTAAAAATTAATACGGATGCTTCAGTTCAAGCTGCCAAGAATCTTTCAGTAGCCAGTGCTGTCATTAGAGACTCGTCGGGCTCAGTTGTCAGTTGTGGTGTCTTCGTTGCTCATGGTGTTGTTGATGTCGACGCAGCAGAAGCTTTGGCAGTTCGCTTAGGGATGCAGCTGTCAGCCTCCGTTCCTTATTCAGAGTTCATTGTTGAATCAGATTCCACAAGCATCATTCGCAGGCTGCATCATCCTGAAGACGCAATAGATCCTGTCCAGACCATCGTTGATGAATGTTTGGCTCTCGTTGGTGATCGTTCTATTTGTTTTCAGCATATTCCTAGAGTTTGTAACCAAGTTGCACGTGCCCTTGCTAAATGGGGTGTGTTTTTTGGTGGTGATTGTTTATTTACCGGTGAAGTTCCATTCCCGGTTTATGAACTTGTAAACTCGATTGGCTGA
- the LOC126662374 gene encoding uncharacterized protein LOC126662374: MTTSTVFVFAFVLLFLATQGNCQCDAVSNFKITQTATGQKIQNKPEWKTIVTNDCLCTRDEIKLDCTGFQTVETVDPSKLKVTGTEGLLNNGDVVRGHESVSFTYAWDSPFQFKVTGSGVACS, translated from the exons atgACAACTTCAACTGTTTTTGTCTTTGCATTCGTCTTGCTCTTTCTTGCTACACAAG gaAATTGTCAGTGCGATGCtgtatcaaattttaaaattactcaAACTGCAACGggacaaaaaatacaaaataagccAGAATGGAAAACGATCGTGACAAACGATTGCTTGTGTACAAGAGACGAGATCAAATTGGACTGCACTGGATTTCAAACTGTAGAAACAGTTGATCCGTCGAAATTGAAGGTCACCGGTACTGAAGGTCTCCTTAATAACGGAGACGTTGTTCGGGGACATGAATCTGTTAGTTTCACTTATGCTTGGGATAGCCCTTTCCAGTTTAAGGTGACTGGCTCCGGTGTTGCTTGTTCTTAA
- the LOC126660624 gene encoding N-acetylglucosaminyl-phosphatidylinositol biosynthetic protein gpi1-like isoform X2, translating to MEEGVVGAINLTDYRKRIRKLMMKIAVGSIWYMILMNNMVETFIGFLSCITSIGMGKYCHNSMSTYVIAYETPIYGLHHFSLNSWNLFEQVNAPMKKPKWVDELERNRHLLDLDTVVLAINCATAAAKIVIDKHMDSKRSYASFSIIYLSTAFIRHVFAISAASVSTLYYVVLQLICNFSHMGCKTEIYKALARILCTTCTNIQIRCCQFSYWPIFLQDNGLRSQSCVEFEENAAFLRHSMWSSLVVDLLLGNLFGLPLLFNAESAYLWLSTLSRDITNDLLRSGCVWLMGVPAGFKLNTELAGVLGMISLNVIQIWSTLWTLAGSLLIYFIKGFAVFGIIFGATIPAALVMDMISLATFHLSILHCAMSLLYSWQIQALAALWRLFRGRKWNPLRHRLDSYDYTVKQHTVGSLLFTPLLLLLPTTSVFYIFFTILNATITFICAFFELSISLIHGTPYSKILLWLVRRRRFPSGIWFEIVSCHIGSLEIVFPDKTGSSHDNSQKDMDTAEERSTIVVSALHSNFLSLGELVFPHYKKIFSGVLSFVISSAHGALIGTRTSSTLGTGLPPIYPRMIIPGKEYWCLCYNSILSCTTKHDRHLGQ from the exons ATGGAGGAAGGAGTTGTGGGTGCCATCAACCTGACGGATTACAGGAAAAGAATTCGGAAGCTTATGATGAAGATAGCTGTTGGATCCATCTGGTATATGATTTTAATGAACAATATGGTAGAGACATTCATAGGCTTCCTAAGTTGCATCACATCCATTGGAATGGGCAAATACTGTCACAATTCGATGTCCACGTAT GTAATTGCTTATGAAACTCCTATATATGGCTTGCACCATTTTTCACTAAATTCTTGGAATCTATTTGAGCAAGTTAATGCTCCAATGAAGAAACCCAAATGGGTTGATGAACTTGAAAGGAACCGGCATCTTTTGGATTTG GATACTGTAGTTTTGGCAATCAATTGTGCAACTGCTGCTGCTAAAATAGTTATTGACAAACACATGGACTCTAAGAGATCATATGCTAGTTTCTCAATCATCTATTT GTCTACCGCCTTTATTCGGCATGTATTTGCCATTTCAGCTGCATCAGTGTCTACTTTATACTACGTCGTTCTCCAGTTAATATGCAATTTTTCACACATGGGATGTAAAACAGAGATATATAAAGCGTTAGCTAGGATATTGTGTACTACATGTACAAATATCCAAATCCGTTGTTGTCAGTTCTCATATTGGCCTATTTTTCTTCAAGACAATGGACTTAG GTCGCAATCATGTGTGGAATTTGAAGAGAATGCTGCTTTCCTCAGACATTCCATGTGGTCAAGTTTAGTTGTTGATCTTCTTTTAGGCAATTTATTTGGCCTGCCATTGTTATTCAATGCAGAATCTGCTTACTTATGGCTTTCTACATTATCAAGAGACATTACAAATGACTTGTTACGTTCTGGATGTGTGTGGTTAATGGGAGTACCAGCAGGTTTCAAGTTGAACACGGAGCTGGCAGGAGTACTTGGCATGATTTCTCTCAATGTAATACAGATTTGGTCCACCCTCTGGACCCTTGCTGGTTctcttttgatttatttcatcaaAGGATTTGCTGTATTTGGTATTATTTTCGGGGCGACCATTCCTGCTGCTTTGGTGATGGACATGATTTCTCTAGCAACGTTCCATCTGTCAATTCTTCACTGTGCAATGTCACTCTTGTACTCATGGCAGATTCAGGCATTAGCTGCCTTGTGGCGTCTTTTCAG GGGCCGAAAATGGAATCCTCTTCGTCATCGATTAGATAGCTATGACTATACAGTGAAGCAACATACTGTTGGATCTCTTCTGTTTACACCGCTTCTACTTTTGTTACCAACAACCTCGGTTTTCTACATCTTCTTTACCATTTTGAATGCAACCATCACCTTTATTTGTGCATTCTTTGAGTTATCTATATCATTGATTCATGGGACACCTTATAGCAAAATTTTACTTTGGCTGGTGAGGCGGAGAAGGTTCCCCTCTGGGATAtggtttgaaattgtttcttgtCATATTGGTTCTCTGGAGATTGTATTTCCTGACAAGACCGGTTCATCACATGATAATTCACAAAAGGATATGGATACAGCTGAAGAGAGATCTACTATTGTGGTTTCAGCTCTTCACAGTAACTTCTTGAGCTTAG GAGAACTCGTCTTTCCTCACTATAAGAAGATCTTCTCTGGAGTTTTGAGTTTTGTCATTTCTTCAGCACATGGAGCTCTTATAGGCACAAG AACCTCATCCACTTTGGGAACGGGACTTCCTCCGATATACCCACGTATGATTATACCAGGCAAGGAATATTGGTGCCTCTGTTATAACTCAATTCTTTCTTGCACTACAAAACATGATCGTCACTTAGGTCAATGA
- the LOC126660624 gene encoding uncharacterized protein LOC126660624 isoform X1, whose amino-acid sequence MTPKCRIWWPEFLSSTEPSSSSHLLFGWFISCSSTCIDIVVAFSCDTGSLSGCQSSLQEILSDTNRNMPLLLQNKSVFALLGEGAAYPPSNGKMVKVGMGGDSQRSTNGSPSATNGQDVIRENHGGRSCGCHQPDGLQEKNSEAYDEDSCWIHLVYDFNEQYGRDIHRLPKLHHIHWNGQILSQFDVHVIAYETPIYGLHHFSLNSWNLFEQVNAPMKKPKWVDELERNRHLLDLDTVVLAINCATAAAKIVIDKHMDSKRSYASFSIIYLSTAFIRHVFAISAASVSTLYYVVLQLICNFSHMGCKTEIYKALARILCTTCTNIQIRCCQFSYWPIFLQDNGLRSQSCVEFEENAAFLRHSMWSSLVVDLLLGNLFGLPLLFNAESAYLWLSTLSRDITNDLLRSGCVWLMGVPAGFKLNTELAGVLGMISLNVIQIWSTLWTLAGSLLIYFIKGFAVFGIIFGATIPAALVMDMISLATFHLSILHCAMSLLYSWQIQALAALWRLFRGRKWNPLRHRLDSYDYTVKQHTVGSLLFTPLLLLLPTTSVFYIFFTILNATITFICAFFELSISLIHGTPYSKILLWLVRRRRFPSGIWFEIVSCHIGSLEIVFPDKTGSSHDNSQKDMDTAEERSTIVVSALHSNFLSLGELVFPHYKKIFSGVLSFVISSAHGALIGTRTSSTLGTGLPPIYPRMIIPGKEYWCLCYNSILSCTTKHDRHLGQ is encoded by the exons ATGACACCAAAGTGTAGGATTTGGTGGCCAGAATTTCTTTCATCGACTGAACCATCTTCTTCAAGTCATTTATTATTTGGTTGGTTCATTTCTTGCTCTTCTACTTGCATTGATATTGTTGTAGCTTTCTCTTGCGATACGGGTTCGTTATCCGGCTGCCAATCTAGCCTTCAG GAGATCTTGTCTGATACAAATAGGAACATGCCTCTACTTCTGCAGAATAAATCAGTTTTTGCTCTGCTAGGTGAGGGTGCCGCTTACCCTCCTAGTAATGGAAAAATGGTAAAGGTTGGGATGGGAGGAGATAGTCAGAGAAGCACTAATGGCAGTCCTTCAGCAACAAATGGACAAGATGTAATAAGAGAAAATCATGGAGGAAGGAGTTGTGGGTGCCATCAACCTGACGGATTACAGGAAAAGAATTCGGAAGCTTATGATGAAGATAGCTGTTGGATCCATCTGGTATATGATTTTAATGAACAATATGGTAGAGACATTCATAGGCTTCCTAAGTTGCATCACATCCATTGGAATGGGCAAATACTGTCACAATTCGATGTCCAC GTAATTGCTTATGAAACTCCTATATATGGCTTGCACCATTTTTCACTAAATTCTTGGAATCTATTTGAGCAAGTTAATGCTCCAATGAAGAAACCCAAATGGGTTGATGAACTTGAAAGGAACCGGCATCTTTTGGATTTG GATACTGTAGTTTTGGCAATCAATTGTGCAACTGCTGCTGCTAAAATAGTTATTGACAAACACATGGACTCTAAGAGATCATATGCTAGTTTCTCAATCATCTATTT GTCTACCGCCTTTATTCGGCATGTATTTGCCATTTCAGCTGCATCAGTGTCTACTTTATACTACGTCGTTCTCCAGTTAATATGCAATTTTTCACACATGGGATGTAAAACAGAGATATATAAAGCGTTAGCTAGGATATTGTGTACTACATGTACAAATATCCAAATCCGTTGTTGTCAGTTCTCATATTGGCCTATTTTTCTTCAAGACAATGGACTTAG GTCGCAATCATGTGTGGAATTTGAAGAGAATGCTGCTTTCCTCAGACATTCCATGTGGTCAAGTTTAGTTGTTGATCTTCTTTTAGGCAATTTATTTGGCCTGCCATTGTTATTCAATGCAGAATCTGCTTACTTATGGCTTTCTACATTATCAAGAGACATTACAAATGACTTGTTACGTTCTGGATGTGTGTGGTTAATGGGAGTACCAGCAGGTTTCAAGTTGAACACGGAGCTGGCAGGAGTACTTGGCATGATTTCTCTCAATGTAATACAGATTTGGTCCACCCTCTGGACCCTTGCTGGTTctcttttgatttatttcatcaaAGGATTTGCTGTATTTGGTATTATTTTCGGGGCGACCATTCCTGCTGCTTTGGTGATGGACATGATTTCTCTAGCAACGTTCCATCTGTCAATTCTTCACTGTGCAATGTCACTCTTGTACTCATGGCAGATTCAGGCATTAGCTGCCTTGTGGCGTCTTTTCAG GGGCCGAAAATGGAATCCTCTTCGTCATCGATTAGATAGCTATGACTATACAGTGAAGCAACATACTGTTGGATCTCTTCTGTTTACACCGCTTCTACTTTTGTTACCAACAACCTCGGTTTTCTACATCTTCTTTACCATTTTGAATGCAACCATCACCTTTATTTGTGCATTCTTTGAGTTATCTATATCATTGATTCATGGGACACCTTATAGCAAAATTTTACTTTGGCTGGTGAGGCGGAGAAGGTTCCCCTCTGGGATAtggtttgaaattgtttcttgtCATATTGGTTCTCTGGAGATTGTATTTCCTGACAAGACCGGTTCATCACATGATAATTCACAAAAGGATATGGATACAGCTGAAGAGAGATCTACTATTGTGGTTTCAGCTCTTCACAGTAACTTCTTGAGCTTAG GAGAACTCGTCTTTCCTCACTATAAGAAGATCTTCTCTGGAGTTTTGAGTTTTGTCATTTCTTCAGCACATGGAGCTCTTATAGGCACAAG AACCTCATCCACTTTGGGAACGGGACTTCCTCCGATATACCCACGTATGATTATACCAGGCAAGGAATATTGGTGCCTCTGTTATAACTCAATTCTTTCTTGCACTACAAAACATGATCGTCACTTAGGTCAATGA